In one window of Heptranchias perlo isolate sHepPer1 chromosome 4, sHepPer1.hap1, whole genome shotgun sequence DNA:
- the LOC137320401 gene encoding LOW QUALITY PROTEIN: cell surface glycoprotein 1-like (The sequence of the model RefSeq protein was modified relative to this genomic sequence to represent the inferred CDS: inserted 1 base in 1 codon; substituted 1 base at 1 genomic stop codon), with product MEREAEEDREKKKEKLRGEKQKRRERGSEPEEQRQLEKQQHENSKARAEPELDPEPKPXTEPEPEPEPEPEPEPEPEPEPEPEPXPEPESESEPEPEPEPEPETEPGSELVPNPKSESEPEPEPEPEPEFEPEPEPEPEPEPEPEPEPEPEPEPEPEPEPEPEPEPEPEPEPEPEPEPEPEPEPEPEPESEPEPESEPEPESEPEPESEPKPEPESEPEPESEPEPVPEFVPEPEPEPESESEPKPEPESEPEPESEPEPVPEFEPEPESESEPKPEPESEPEPESEPEPKPEPESEPEPESEPKPVPEFEPEPEPESESEPKPEPESEPEPESEPEPESEPEPESEPEPESEPESEPKPESEPKPEPESEPEPESEPDPEPKPKPESEPEPKPKSEPDLNTNPSLNPNPSLNPNPSLNPSPELPEPEAVLNYSDREYIMTMLPYS from the exons atggagagagaagcggaagaggacagagagaagaaaaaagaaaagctaagaggagagaagcagaaaagaagagaaagaggTTCAGAACCAGAGGAGCAGAGACAGTTagagaaacagcaacatgaaAATAGCAAAGCCAG AGCTGAACCTGAACTTGATCCTGAACCCAAGCCTTAAACCGAGCCTGAACCTGAACCCGAGCCTGAACCTGAACCCGAACCCGAACCCGAACCTGAACCCGAACCTGAAC AACCTGAACCCGAGTCTGAGTCTGAACCTGAGCCAGAACCTGAACCCGAGCCTGAAACTGAACCCGGGTCTGAACTTGTACCTAATCCCAAGTCTGAATCTGAGCCTGAACCTGAACCTGAACCCGAACCAGAGTTTGAACCTGAGCCTGAGCCTGAGCCTGAACCGGAACCTGAACCCGAACCGGAACCTGAACCCGAACCGGAACCTGAACCCGAACCCGAACCTGAACCCGAACCCGAACCTGAACCCGAACCCGAACCTGAACCCGAACCCGAACCTGAACCCGAACCCGAACCTGAACCCGAACCCGAGTCTGAACCCGAACCCGAGTCTGAACCCGAACCCGAGTCTGAACCCGAACCCGAGTCTGAACCTAAACCTGAACCCGAGTCTGAACCCGAACCCGAGTCTGAACCCGAACCTGTACCCGAGTTTGTACCTGAACCCGAACCCGAACCCGAATCCGAGTCTGAACCTAAACCCGAACCCGAGTCTGAACCCGAACCCGAGTCTGAACCCGAACCTGTACCCGAGTTTGAACCTGAACCCGAATCCGAGTCTGAACCTAAACCCGAACCCGAGTCTGAACCCGAACCCGAGTCTGAACCCGAACCTAAACCTGAACCCGAGTCTGAACCCGAACCCGAGTCTGAACCTAAACCTGTACCCGAGTTTGAACCCGAACCCGAACCCGAATCTGAGTCTGAACCTAAACCCGAACCCGAGTCTGAACCCGAACCCGAGTCTGAACCCGAACCCGAGTCTGAACCCGAACCCGAGTCTGAACCCGAACCCGAGTCTGAACCCGAGTCTGAACCCAAACCCGAGTCTGAACCTAAACCTGAACCCGAGTCTGAACCCGAACCCGAGTCTGAACCTGATCCTGAACCCAAACCCAAACCCGAGTCTGAACCTGAACCCAAACCCAAGTCTGAACCTGACCTGAACACGAACCCGAGTCTGAACCCGAACCCGAGTCTGAACCCGAACCCGAGTCTGAACCCAAGCCCTGAGCTACCTGAACCTGAAGCTGTACTGAACTACTCTGACCGGGAGTACATTATGACCATGCTGCCCTATTCATAA